One Setaria italica strain Yugu1 chromosome I, Setaria_italica_v2.0, whole genome shotgun sequence DNA window includes the following coding sequences:
- the LOC101766683 gene encoding protein ODORANT1, which produces MGRQPCCEKVGLKKGPWTAEEDQKLVAFLLSHGHCCWRLVPKLAGLLRCGKSCRLRWTNYLRPDLKRGLLSEEEEALVIDLHAQLGNRWSKIAARLPGRTDNEIKNHWNTHIKKKLKRMGIDPVTHRPLSPAAQASDPPHVREEPKQALSSSHGPAAGAEDEEAPASAEPLQGAMSPASTAAAVSPSCSSSSAASASVATPGADVAAWPDPIDLFQVDGIMDMDWAGILSGCGDDGAGVDVDLFDHYPGDGFDQQVWM; this is translated from the exons atggGCAGGCAGCCGTGCTGCGAGAAGGTCGGTCTCAAGAAGGGACCAtggacggcggaggaggaccaGAAGCTGgtcgccttcctcctctcccacgGCCATTGCTGCTGGCGGCTCGTCCCCAAGCTCGCAG GGCTGCTGAGGTGCGGGAAGAGCTGCCGGCTGAGGTGGACCAACTACCTGCGGCCGGACCTCAAGCGGGGCCTCctctcggaggaggaggaggcgctggtCATCGACCTCCACGCGCAGCTCGGCAACCGGTGGTCCAAGATCGCAGCGCGGCTCCCTGGGCGGAcggacaacgagatcaagaaccACTGGAACACCCACATCAAGAAGAAGCTCAAGAGGATGGGCATCGACCCCGTCACCCACCGCCCGCTCTCTCCGGCGGCGCAGGCGAGCGATCCCCCGCACGTGCGGGAAGAGCCCAAGCAGGCGCTGTCGTCGTCGCATGggcctgccgccggcgccgaggacgaggaggcgccggcgagcgccgAGCCGCTGCAGGGCGCGATGTCCCCGGCCTCCACGGCAGCCGCCGTGTCGCcgtcctgctcctcctcgtccgccgcctcggcctccgtcGCGACCCCCGGCGCGGACGTGGCGGCCTGGCCCGACCCCATCGACCTCTTCCAGGTGGATGGCATCATGGACATGGACTGGGCAGGCATCCTGTCCGGttgcggcgacgacggcgccggcgtaGACGTCGACCTGTTCGACCATTACCCCGGCGATGGCTTCGACCAACAAGTCTGGATGTGA